In Spodoptera frugiperda isolate SF20-4 chromosome 28, AGI-APGP_CSIRO_Sfru_2.0, whole genome shotgun sequence, one genomic interval encodes:
- the LOC118264988 gene encoding uncharacterized protein LOC118264988 — MSVLCNINLNKPPEAPYLPGETISGIIRYTIREPMETEKIIISLKGMGHLKIIHRQSNHNKNRISNNRTYINDEVYVDNDAVIHNGNWTVPPGDYEARFAFPLPLNIPPSLKYSGYRGRYRVYAYIKYYVRIKFERSGLFSFSKHFRKKIIVASGVAPRLPMEPCEYTKSRNLISFFSSKTRTIHLKGNILSSVIPHGGKIQIECDIHNDTNLDLSHVEVNLTQIYSFKIKYGFRDIPFYDDVKPCYTKTQAIERGAKQKVLFEFNVPLGCVSVEHSDLLSREYIVTITAKVPMPYRNVKLSIPVQIGDNMIIQHQEVVEPPPTYWEAMREGDKDDNDDENEKE; from the coding sequence ATGAGTGTACTCTGTAACATAAACTTGAACAAACCACCAGAAGCGCCGTACCTACCAGGAGAAACAATCTCAGGAATCATTAGATACACGATAAGAGAACCGATGGAAActgagaaaataataatctcATTGAAAGGTATGGGACATTTGAAGATAATTCACAGACAGAGTAATCATAACAAAAACAGAATTAGCAACAATAGAACATATATAAACGATGAAGTATACGTTGATAATGACGCTGTAATCCATAATGGCAACTGGACTGTACCACCAGGAGATTACGAAGCAAGATTCGCTTTCCCACTGCCACTAAACATACCACCATCGTTAAAATATTCCGGGTATAGAGGACGATACAGAGTATACGCCTACATCAAATACTACGTACGCATAAAATTTGAAAGATCAGGCTTGTTTTCTTTCTCCAAACATTTCAGAAAGAAAATCATTGTAGCTTCAGGTGTCGCCCCAAGACTCCCGATGGAACCTTGCGAGTATACAAAGAGCCGCAATTTGATCAGTTTCTTCTCAAGCAAAACCAGAACAATACATTTGAAAGGAAATATCCTCAGCTCTGTCATCCCACACGGAGGCAAAATTCAAATAGAATGCGACATACATAATGATACAAACCTCGATTTGTCCCACGTTGAAGTCAATCTAACTCAAATTTATTCATTCAAGATAAAGTATGGTTTTAGAGACATTCCATTTTATGATGACGTCAAACCTTGTTATACCAAAACTCAAGCTATAGAACGTGGAGCTAAACAAAAAGTGCTTTTTGAATTTAATGTTCCATTGGGCTGTGTATCTGTAGAGCATTCTGACTTATTGTCAAGAGAATACATAGTGACCATTACAGCTAAAGTGCCCATGCCTTATAGGAACGTGAAACTATCTATACCTGTGCAGATTGGTGATAACATGATTATCCAGCACCAGGAGGTAGTTGAACCTCCTCCGACTTACTGGGAGGCTATGAGAGAAGGTGATAaggatgataatgatgatgaaaatgaaaaagaataa
- the LOC118265398 gene encoding arrestin domain-containing protein 2-like, translating into MAVSCEILIARTEDDVFKPGDLVTGTIKYYIDEPTKFEGISMNFLGNGNCWWTKTEGGAINVGNSETYVNQSICFYTGKSGEELSGTYEYPFQFLLPINIPSSYKDGNCVIAYKIIVTFVRTTRREQFEAEIPVQGYVTTSVQEPMLFGLQKKLFPVFTDSKIALRGELENVAVTPGENVNLTIKINNDSNNEIFVRTELIKCFTLMSNHGETSANIILVPNTTTGSNIEKNSEQSIKCAVPTFVNLFSIQNSNIVKGEYKVRVTIEMPFPYKDATVDVPVVIGKIIGGVIAPDPMKNEHCDEEK; encoded by the coding sequence atggcAGTTTCGTGTGAAATACTAATCGCAAGGACTGAAGATGATGTTTTCAAACCAGGTGATCTAGTGACGGGaactattaaatattacatagaCGAACCAACGAAGTTTGAAGGAATATCTATGAATTTTCTTGGCAATGGAAATTGTTGGTGGACAAAGACAGAAGGTGGTGCAATTAACGTTGGGAATAGTGAAACTTACGTGAATCAAAGCATTTGTTTCTATACAGGAAAGAGTGGTGAAGAACTATCAGGAACATATGAATATCCATTCCAATTCTTACTACCTATTAACATACCATCGTCTTATAAAGATGGTAACTGCGTGATAGCATATAAAATCATCGTGACATTTGTAAGGACAACCAGACGAGAACAATTTGAGGCAGAGATCCCCGTCCAAGGATATGTAACCACATCAGTTCAAGAACCAATGTTATTTGGTTTACAGAAGAAACTGTTTCCTGTATTCACTGACAGTAAAATAGCCCTAAGAGGAGAGTTAGAAAACGTAGCAGTAACACCTGGTGAAAATGTCAATTTgactattaaaattaacaacgattcaaataatgaaatatttgttagaactgaattaataaaatgttttacattaatGTCGAATCATGGGGAAACCAGTGCTAATATTATACTAGTACCTAATACTACCACTGGGAGTAATATAGAGAAAAATTCTGAGCAAAGTATTAAGTGTGCTGTACCTActtttgtaaatttattttctatacaaaatagTAATATTGTCAAAGGAGAATATAAAGTGAGAGTTACTATTGAAATGCCTTTTCCTTATAAAGATGCAACTGTAGATGTACCTGTGGTTATTGGAAAAATAATAGGTGGGGTTATTGCACCTGATCCAATGAAAAATGAACATTGTGATGAAGAGAAATAG
- the LOC118265305 gene encoding arrestin domain-containing protein 2-like, with protein sequence MPVLCEIFLDKTRDGVHRSGEPVRGTMVYSVDKPTKFESIYMSFVGKGKCRWSESDGDDNRYYENKEEYVNQSCNVLHSRSDNKIPAGRYEFPFQFFLPHEIPASFKNRTCCIQYKITAEFVKAKFFNATSKFVKEVPVYAYVSRTSVEPLHFGLHKDLFSLTSNQKVIVKAVLDKTIAAPGENFTIKLTINNDSGLNVIIKTKLYRCFTYISSSKSKKVEKEAVKDTASATTIKERSVSNLMFTVPVLPSLYSIQHTKIMTGEYKVRVKIDLPFPHFNEEVEVPVAIGERRDRLGLDDLVLDEQPSSSKEHIGEKKYDENWVNLRVS encoded by the coding sequence ATGCCTGTGTTGTGCGAAATATTTCTGGACAAGACGAGAGATGGTGTGCATAGATCTGGGGAACCAGTTAGAGGTACAATGGTCTACTCTGTGGATAAACCAACCAAGTTCGAAAGTATCTACATGAGCTTCGTGGGCAAAGGAAAGTGTAGATGGTCAGAATCAGACGGTGATGATAAcagatattatgaaaataaagaagaatacGTAAACCAGTCTTGCAATGTGCTGCATTCAAGAAGTGATAACAAGATACCAGCAGGCAGATACGAGTTCCCATTTCAATTCTTCCTACCACATGAGATACCGGCTTCATTCAAAAACAGAACCTGctgtatacaatacaaaattacagcaGAATTTGTAAAGGCCAAGTTCTTTAACGCGACAAGCAAATTTGTTAAAGAAGTGCCCGTGTATGCTTACGTGAGCCGAACTAGTGTAGAACCACTGCATTTTGGTTTGCATAAAGACTTATTCTCCTTAACATCAAACCAGAAAGTGATAGTCAAAGCAGTTTTAGACAAAACTATTGCGGCTCCAGGTgaaaattttactataaaactCACAATAAACAACGATTCAGGATTGaatgtaattataaaaactaaattatacagGTGTTTTACTTATATATCAAGTTCTAAAAGTAAAAAGGTTGAGAAGGAAGCAGTTAAAGATACAGCTTCAGCCACAACGATTAAGGAGCGTAGTGTATCAAACTTGATGTTCACTGTACCTGTATTGCCGAGTTTGTATTCCATACAGCATACGAAAATAATGACTGGAGAGTACAAAGTGAGAGTGAAAATTGACTTGCCCTTTCCTCACTTCAATGAGGAAGTAGAAGTACCAGTAGCTATTGGTGAAAGAAGAGATAGACTTGGACTTGATGACCTGGTTCTTGATGAACAACCTTCGTCTTCAAAAGAACATATAGGAGAAAAGAAATATGATGAGAATTGGGTTAACTTACGAGTTAGTTGA